In Nasonia vitripennis strain AsymCx chromosome 2 unlocalized genomic scaffold, Nvit_psr_1.1 chr2_random0002, whole genome shotgun sequence, a genomic segment contains:
- the LOC107981527 gene encoding filamin-A-like — MAPKTSSTDRCVSPSSIEDDCFIQSIDSEEYSVRFMPRENGIHNIHIQFDGVYINGSPFRVNVGKVDADPAAIYAHGYGLKDIKTGQKTDFIIDTCNAGAGALGVTIDGPSNMILYFNH, encoded by the exons ATGGCGCCAAAGACGAGCTCGACGGATAG ATGCGTCTCGCCGAGCAGCATCGAGGACGACTGCTTCATCCAGTCGATCGACTCCGAGGAGTACTCGGTGCGCTTCATGCCGCGCGAGAATGGCATCCACAACATCCACATACAGTTCGATGGGGTATACATAAACGGCAGCCCCTTCCGCGTGAACGTTGGTAAAGTCGATGCCGACCCGGCGGCCATCTATGCGCATGGCTACGGACTGAAGGACATCAAGACCGGACAGAAGACAGACTTTATCATCGACACGTGCAACGCGGGCGCTGGAGCCCTCGGTGTCACGATCGACGGACCCAGCAATATGATTCTCTATTTTAAtcactga